The proteins below come from a single uncultured Fusobacterium sp. genomic window:
- a CDS encoding PPC domain-containing DNA-binding protein — MEFKKFGNYYVVRIDKGEEVLTTLAKFCKDEQIKVGQITGLGATDKITIGLFNPDEKVYKKNEFTGPMEITSLVGNISSKNDEVYLHCHINVCDKRMNVLGGHLNECYISLTGEFIITAIDGKIEREFDDSIGLNLFKIN, encoded by the coding sequence ATGGAATTTAAAAAATTTGGTAACTATTATGTTGTAAGAATTGATAAAGGAGAAGAAGTTTTAACGACGCTTGCTAAATTTTGTAAGGATGAACAAATAAAAGTTGGACAAATTACTGGACTTGGAGCTACTGATAAAATAACAATTGGTTTGTTCAATCCTGATGAAAAAGTTTACAAAAAAAACGAATTTACTGGCCCTATGGAAATTACTTCACTAGTTGGAAATATTTCTTCTAAGAATGATGAAGTTTATCTTCATTGCCACATCAATGTTTGTGATAAAAGAATGAATGTTCTCGGTGGTCATTTAAATGAGTGTTATATTTCTTTAACAGGAGAATTTATTATTACAGCAATAGATGGAAAAATTGAAAGAGAATTTGATGATTCAATTGGACTAAATTTATTTAAAATTAATTAA